CTCAGAGGTCAGACATGTCTGCTGGCAGCAACCAGAGATCTGAGGATCAGTTTCTGTGCTCCATCTGTCTGGATGTGTTCACTGATCCAGTCTCCACACCATGTGGACACAACTTCTGCAAGAACTGCATCACCCACCACTGGGATGTTAACAACAGATGCCAATGTCCAATGTGTAAGAAGGAGTTTCACTTCAAACCTGATCTAGAAATTAACACCTTACTCAGAAAGGTGGTTGATCAGTTCAGACGTGAAGCTCAGCAGgaagccagcagcagcagctcagagcaACAAGCTGCCAAACCAGGAGAAGTTCCCTGTGACGTCTGCACTGGAACCAAACTGAAGGCCCTgaagtcctgcctggtgtgtcTGACCTCCTACtgtcagactcacctggagcCTCATCTGACAGCTTCAGGTCTGAAAAGACATCAGCTGATGGAGCCTGTGGAGAACCTGGAGGACAGGATGTGTAGGAAGCACGATAAACCTCTGGAGCTGTTCTGTAGGACCGACCAGACATGTGTCTGCTCGCTCTGCTCTGTTTTAGACCACAAGACTCATGAGTTTGTTCCTCTGAGAGAAGAATATGAAGGAAAGAAGGCAGAGCTGGGGAAGACAGAGGCTGGAATCCAGCTGCTGATCCAGAAGAGACGACTGAAAATTCAGGAGCTGAAAGAGTCGGTGAAGATCAGtaaagatgctgcagacagagagacagcagaAGGTGTTCAGGTCTTCACTGCTCTGATGGAGTCTGTTCAGAGAGGCCTGAACCAGCTCGTAGAGGAGATCCAAGACAAGCAGAAAGCTACAGAGAAACAGGCTGAAGCCTTCATCAAAGATCTGGAACAGGAAATCTCtgagctgaggaagaggagctctGAGGTGGAGCAGCTCTCACGCTCTGAagaccacctccacctcctccaaaGCTTCTCGTCCCTGAAAGCTGCTCTACCCACCAAGAACTGGACAGAGGTCCGAGTCCGTCCACCATCATATGAGGGGACTGTGGTGAGAGCTGTGTCTCAGCTGGAGGAGACACTCagcaaacagaagaagaagaagatggaggctGAGCTGAAGAAGGTCCAGCAGTCTGCAGTGGATGTTACTCTGGATCCTGATACAGCAAATCCCTGGCTCATCCTGTCTGATGATAGAAAACAAGTTTATGATAGTGATGTGAGGAAGAAACTTCCAGATAATCCAGAGAGATTTTCTTTCTATGTTTCTGTTTTAGGAAACCAGAGTTTCTCTTCAGGCAGATTTTACTTTGAGGTTCAGgttaaaggaaaaactgaatGGAATTTAGGAGTCGCCAGAGAGTCCatcaacaggaaggaaaacatctcACTGAGTCCTCAGGATGGTTTCTGGACTATATGTTTGATAAATGGAAACGAGTACGAAGCTAATGCTGATCCTCAAGTCCGTCTCCATCTCCAGTCTGGTCCTGAGAAGGTGGGGGTGTTTGTGGATTATGAGGAGGGTCTGGTCTCCTTTTATGATGTAGATGCTGCAGCTCTGATCTTCTCCTTTACTGGCTGCTGCTTCACTGAAAAACTCTACTCGTTCTTCAATCCCTTCCCTAACGATGGTGGTAAAAACTCAGCTCCTCTGATCATCTGTCCTGTCAATCAGACGGTCTGATGGTTTTCCTCCATGACCAGTGAATCTGGTTCTGAACCAGTTTCAGTCTGAGTTGTACTGGTGGAGAGATGAGGTTGTAAATGTCAGCAGTTCAGTTCACATCTGGATGATTCTGCAGCTCGTTCCACTTCTGTCTCCACGTTTCTTCCTTCTCTTCACTGTCAAATAAAGCAGAGTCAGATGATTCCTGCATGATGGATTAGATCATTGTTATATAATGTTGAGTttgatgtgttttcttcttGAATGTGTCCCACTGATGATGGTTTTTCCCTCTGGGACTCTGTAGTCATCGTCACTAACAGGAAGTTAGGAGGGTCTCAACacgttttaaagcaacactgaatgaaatgtttgttgttttctcccattaaacatttatcttcatttattctggACAGAAATCAAACGTCTGAAAGAAATCTCTGAAAACTTCATATTAACATGATCCTGATGTTCATGatgagtgtaaataaagttctgATCAGAAGTGTGTCTGTGCTTCATGTTGATCatcaataaaaagacaaattaaagccaaagtgtgtttctgtgtgttagtgtgtgttccATCATATTGTTGGAAAGTCCAGATTCTCCTGGTTCAGATGAGATAAAACATTTGAACTTTTTACTTCATGTTTAGATTATTTTGTGACGTGATTTCTGTTCTAACAAGAGAGTTTATCACCatgattcattattttattggaAATATGTGAGATAATTGTCAGCATGGCTGTACACTGCCTGGCCAGGAAACAAGtcccacctggatttaactaagctaacaggtcggagcctcctattggataattcctGCAGGGTGATCATCTTCCAGCTGCAACTAGTTATTTAACTCCAGCTGATGCAACGAGCAGCTTCTCTTTTCTTAAACAAGCATGTGGAAAGACACGTCCTGTGGTCGTGgagaagatgttagtctgtttcagaagggtcagatcattggcatcaagcagagaaaacatctaaggagaagcagaaactactagaactgggttcagaactgtccaacacatgaTTATaaagtggaaggatggtgggcaGTGATGGTGTGATGAAGTCCCGTGAATGTGTTGAGTCTTTCTAGTCTGTTGCTTGGCCAGAAGTGTCGTTACTCAGGGCCCCGTTAACCAGC
This region of Melanotaenia boesemani isolate fMelBoe1 chromosome 13, fMelBoe1.pri, whole genome shotgun sequence genomic DNA includes:
- the LOC121652205 gene encoding E3 ubiquitin-protein ligase TRIM21-like; this encodes MSAGSNQRSEDQFLCSICLDVFTDPVSTPCGHNFCKNCITHHWDVNNRCQCPMCKKEFHFKPDLEINTLLRKVVDQFRREAQQEASSSSSEQQAAKPGEVPCDVCTGTKLKALKSCLVCLTSYCQTHLEPHLTASGLKRHQLMEPVENLEDRMCRKHDKPLELFCRTDQTCVCSLCSVLDHKTHEFVPLREEYEGKKAELGKTEAGIQLLIQKRRLKIQELKESVKISKDAADRETAEGVQVFTALMESVQRGLNQLVEEIQDKQKATEKQAEAFIKDLEQEISELRKRSSEVEQLSRSEDHLHLLQSFSSLKAALPTKNWTEVRVRPPSYEGTVVRAVSQLEETLSKQKKKKMEAELKKVQQSAVDVTLDPDTANPWLILSDDRKQVYDSDVRKKLPDNPERFSFYVSVLGNQSFSSGRFYFEVQVKGKTEWNLGVARESINRKENISLSPQDGFWTICLINGNEYEANADPQVRLHLQSGPEKVGVFVDYEEGLVSFYDVDAAALIFSFTGCCFTEKLYSFFNPFPNDGGKNSAPLIICPVNQTV